The following coding sequences are from one Mesorhizobium onobrychidis window:
- a CDS encoding type I secretion system permease/ATPase, which translates to MTNFSLHVPSPLAVALREIRPGLCAAGGLSLFINLLMFVSPLYTMQIYDRVLTSRNAVTLVIISVIVGVLLMTYMALEHYRARILQQAGVRFDRLLSGPAFEAALSSALRVRGSNHAQTLRDLDLMRDILSGGVIMALMDAPWAPIYIVICFLLHPLIGLVALVGAVAIVTIALVNERATKGLLLRASLTNTRAIDRLGSSLRNAEAIRGLGMGPAIRSWCTGIREEALGYSVSAGERGGTLLALSKFLRMAIQTAMMGVGAYLAINQEISGGVLFAASLIMGRALAPIEIMVAQWKSIVSARGAHARLERIFEENPPIAGRVRLPDVRGTVSVENLFVLAPGTNTPVVMGATFTLKAGEVVALVGSSGSGKSSLARALVGAWPPAQGCVRLDGNDLRHYDPDQLGTALGYLPQDIELFSGCVRDNIARFRADAADAQVTEAATHASAHEMIQRLPNGYMTDIGEDGVGLSGGQRQRVGLARALFGKPSFVVLDEPDANLDSDGNRALIRAIEGLRRDGKTVVIVTHRPNLLSAVDRMIIMQEGRIAQMGSRDQLLPSLVGPNVAPAPRRPVWDGGRAGPPASDPAHSLLRRTRVDA; encoded by the coding sequence ATGACAAATTTCTCCTTGCACGTGCCCTCGCCGCTGGCGGTGGCCTTGCGCGAGATCCGTCCGGGCCTCTGCGCGGCCGGCGGGCTCTCGCTCTTCATCAATCTTCTCATGTTCGTGTCTCCGCTCTACACGATGCAAATTTATGATCGCGTCCTAACGAGCCGTAATGCCGTCACGCTCGTCATTATTTCGGTGATCGTGGGCGTGTTGCTGATGACCTATATGGCCCTCGAACATTATCGGGCTCGTATCCTCCAGCAGGCTGGCGTGCGGTTCGACCGGCTCTTGTCCGGTCCCGCCTTCGAGGCGGCGCTTTCCTCGGCGCTGCGTGTCCGCGGATCGAATCATGCACAGACCCTGCGCGATCTCGACCTCATGCGCGACATTCTTTCGGGCGGCGTCATCATGGCGCTGATGGACGCGCCCTGGGCTCCGATCTACATCGTGATCTGCTTCCTACTTCACCCGTTGATCGGCCTTGTGGCCCTCGTCGGCGCGGTGGCGATAGTGACGATCGCACTCGTAAATGAGCGAGCGACGAAGGGCTTGCTCTTGCGAGCCTCGCTCACGAACACTCGCGCGATCGACAGGCTGGGCTCCTCGCTGCGCAATGCAGAGGCAATTCGGGGGCTCGGGATGGGGCCTGCTATCCGGTCATGGTGCACCGGAATCCGCGAGGAAGCGCTAGGTTACTCCGTCAGCGCGGGCGAGCGCGGCGGCACCCTTCTTGCGTTGTCCAAGTTTCTGCGCATGGCCATTCAAACGGCCATGATGGGCGTCGGTGCGTACCTGGCTATTAACCAGGAAATCTCCGGGGGCGTCCTGTTTGCGGCGTCGCTTATCATGGGTCGGGCGCTTGCCCCGATTGAGATCATGGTGGCGCAATGGAAAAGTATCGTGTCCGCGCGCGGCGCCCATGCGCGCCTGGAACGCATATTCGAGGAGAACCCGCCCATTGCCGGACGCGTGCGTCTGCCTGACGTCAGGGGTACGGTTTCCGTCGAGAACCTTTTCGTCCTCGCCCCCGGTACAAACACGCCGGTCGTCATGGGCGCGACGTTCACGCTGAAGGCGGGAGAGGTCGTCGCCCTCGTCGGGTCATCGGGCTCGGGCAAATCCTCGCTCGCGCGTGCGCTTGTGGGTGCGTGGCCGCCGGCGCAAGGATGCGTGCGACTCGATGGCAACGATTTGCGCCATTACGATCCGGACCAACTCGGCACCGCGCTCGGCTACCTGCCCCAGGATATCGAGCTGTTCTCCGGTTGCGTGCGCGACAACATTGCGCGCTTCCGAGCGGACGCGGCCGATGCGCAGGTGACCGAGGCGGCAACACACGCCTCTGCGCACGAGATGATCCAGCGCCTCCCCAACGGGTATATGACCGACATCGGGGAGGATGGAGTCGGACTGTCGGGTGGGCAGCGGCAGCGGGTCGGCCTCGCGCGCGCCCTGTTTGGCAAGCCGAGCTTCGTCGTGCTCGATGAGCCTGATGCCAATTTGGACAGCGATGGCAATCGCGCACTGATCCGGGCCATCGAGGGGTTGCGGAGAGACGGAAAGACCGTTGTGATCGTGACCCACAGGCCGAACCTCCTGTCGGCGGTGGATCGAATGATCATCATGCAGGAAGGACGAATAGCGCAGATGGGCAGTCGTGACCAGTTGCTGCCGTCGCTCGTCGGCCCGAACGTAGCGCCGGCACCGCGGCGGCCCGTCTGGGATGGAGGGCGCGCCGGACCGCCGGCGTCAGATCCAGCGCACTCTCTCCTCCGCCGGACACGCGTCGATGCATAA
- a CDS encoding right-handed parallel beta-helix repeat-containing protein → MTTEAPTSTASASTASTQPAQGLTHTTTPIQSEYDGQVIENLDIYVTNGDAVTITHDNVILRNCRIHHVEGDGVMVSGANGVTIENTEVINADPPAGIDPETSPNINNINAENAANLTVQNTTVREGSTGIYLLNSPGADLSNVDGYNFHGPMPRGQFVQFNNSGNSSLTDFYAVNEAGSSHPEDIVSVYGSPNTTISNGVIDGNNSVTGVGVMFENASTGGRVQNVDAIHQGNGAFSSYASDVTFDDTRSFDGINEDQGRGLSSSNGLIWNVSSGGVSVLNSSYTNPGNPNNIIWDKSKAVVADVHEDAAATPMAHVDNQFAWDYAV, encoded by the coding sequence GTGACGACCGAGGCTCCCACTTCCACCGCTTCCGCGTCGACGGCATCCACGCAGCCGGCGCAGGGTCTTACCCACACCACCACACCGATCCAATCGGAGTACGATGGCCAGGTGATTGAAAATCTTGACATCTACGTCACCAACGGGGACGCGGTCACGATTACGCACGACAATGTCATCCTGCGCAATTGTCGTATTCATCACGTCGAAGGCGACGGGGTGATGGTATCGGGCGCAAACGGCGTCACGATCGAGAACACCGAGGTCATCAACGCCGACCCGCCGGCGGGAATCGACCCCGAGACGAGCCCGAACATCAACAACATCAATGCAGAAAACGCCGCGAACCTGACCGTTCAAAACACCACGGTGCGGGAAGGCTCGACCGGCATCTATCTCCTGAACTCGCCCGGCGCGGATCTTTCGAACGTCGATGGCTACAACTTCCATGGGCCCATGCCGCGCGGTCAGTTCGTCCAGTTCAACAACTCGGGCAATAGTTCGCTGACCGACTTCTATGCCGTCAACGAAGCCGGCAGTTCGCATCCTGAGGACATCGTCTCGGTCTATGGCAGCCCGAATACGACGATCTCTAACGGGGTGATCGACGGTAACAACTCCGTGACCGGCGTCGGCGTCATGTTCGAGAACGCATCAACCGGCGGCAGGGTGCAGAACGTTGACGCCATCCATCAGGGCAATGGCGCGTTCTCGTCCTACGCGAGCGATGTCACCTTCGATGACACGAGGTCGTTCGACGGTATCAACGAGGACCAGGGCCGCGGGCTGTCCTCGTCGAATGGACTGATCTGGAATGTCAGCTCCGGCGGGGTCAGCGTCCTGAACTCGAGCTACACCAACCCTGGCAATCCCAACAACATCATTTGGGACAAGTCAAAGGCGGTCGTAGCCGACGTGCACGAGGATGCCGCCGCCACCCCAATGGCACACGTCGATAACCAGTTCGCCTGGGACTACGCAGTCTGA
- a CDS encoding aspartate/glutamate racemase family protein translates to MRPLLLINPNTNKATTAEMVRIARNAAPSGVTVEGATAQRGAPLIYDDDKLAIGAKAVIELAEISGKVFRDHRLRIRDPGMDQLRLKSCLCQNSNGKD, encoded by the coding sequence ATGAGACCTCTACTTCTCATTAATCCGAATACAAATAAGGCAACAACTGCTGAGATGGTTCGCATCGCGCGGAACGCCGCTCCCAGTGGCGTGACGGTCGAAGGTGCAACGGCGCAACGCGGCGCACCTCTGATTTATGACGATGACAAATTGGCGATTGGTGCCAAGGCGGTCATTGAACTCGCAGAGATATCTGGCAAAGTATTCCGGGATCATCGTCTCCGCATTCGGGATCCTGGAATGGACCAGTTGCGCCTAAAGTCGTGCCTTTGCCAAAACTCCAATGGCAAAGATTGA
- a CDS encoding LuxR C-terminal-related transcriptional regulator: MMTRQSFVTVLVGPSELLREGLSRILDAAKFRVLFSAACVHDLLQKPLAQHRSILLIIDVGGTDADAEFAQIAEFKAIYPTSHVVALADHCRSTDIVSAFRAGADGYLTKVAAYDTFIKALELVMLGQTVLPAETSTAIQEIRYDLKPDAVADELTKVVVNVEHEDEELSILSNRENCILRRLIEGESNKAIAREINIAEATVKVHVKAILRKIRVRNRTQAAVWAMNHGMLTPASGNAPSGSEKTATQPSHNISSFGLVHSLLPKLRPDMSLRYQEPYAQIITRRW; the protein is encoded by the coding sequence ATGATGACAAGACAATCTTTTGTAACAGTACTTGTCGGGCCGAGCGAGTTACTCCGAGAAGGCCTTAGTCGAATCCTGGATGCGGCAAAGTTTCGTGTCCTTTTCTCTGCGGCTTGTGTGCACGATCTTCTGCAGAAGCCGCTAGCCCAGCACCGGTCCATCTTGCTCATCATAGATGTCGGCGGTACTGATGCGGATGCTGAATTCGCACAAATTGCAGAATTCAAAGCGATTTATCCGACCAGCCATGTCGTCGCGCTAGCCGATCACTGTCGATCGACCGATATAGTTTCAGCTTTTCGTGCGGGGGCAGACGGGTATTTGACAAAAGTCGCTGCTTACGACACCTTCATCAAAGCTCTCGAATTGGTTATGCTAGGGCAGACGGTGTTACCTGCCGAAACTTCAACGGCTATTCAAGAAATAAGGTATGATCTGAAACCTGACGCGGTAGCTGATGAGTTAACAAAGGTGGTTGTTAACGTGGAGCATGAGGATGAAGAACTATCAATTTTGTCAAATCGGGAAAACTGTATTCTACGCCGCTTAATCGAAGGGGAGTCTAACAAAGCCATCGCGCGCGAGATCAACATTGCCGAAGCTACGGTGAAGGTACACGTCAAGGCCATCCTCCGAAAGATCCGGGTCCGCAACCGTACACAGGCTGCAGTTTGGGCGATGAACCATGGCATGCTTACTCCCGCATCTGGCAATGCCCCGTCGGGGAGCGAAAAGACGGCAACTCAGCCGTCTCACAATATATCATCATTCGGGCTGGTGCATTCGCTTTTGCCAAAGCTTCGCCCTGATATGAGCCTTCGCTATCAAGAACCATACGCTCAAATCATCACCCGGCGATGGTAG
- a CDS encoding Crp/Fnr family transcriptional regulator, with product MCARSRCARGTATAQGERPPACGHSHEDVYEISSKELLEAILSEGRLGKKIVCSLARLNAILAEHLMNTGRRTAMSRTAHFLLELEERLSMVGLSAHGRHECPLTQYDLADILGMTTVHVNRTLGELRKADLVSFKAGHVQVINRKKLVEVAGFDNEYLR from the coding sequence ATGTGTGCCCGATCGCGCTGCGCGCGCGGGACCGCGACGGCGCAGGGCGAACGGCCCCCGGCGTGCGGGCATAGTCATGAAGATGTTTATGAAATTTCCAGTAAGGAACTTCTCGAGGCCATCTTGTCGGAAGGCCGTCTCGGGAAGAAGATCGTCTGCTCCCTGGCCCGCCTGAACGCCATCCTTGCCGAACATCTCATGAATACCGGGCGGCGGACCGCGATGAGCCGCACCGCCCATTTCCTGCTTGAGTTGGAGGAGAGGCTCTCCATGGTTGGCTTGTCGGCCCATGGAAGACATGAGTGTCCCCTTACGCAATATGACTTGGCCGACATCCTCGGAATGACCACCGTTCACGTCAACCGAACGTTGGGGGAACTCCGCAAGGCCGATCTCGTCTCTTTCAAGGCGGGCCATGTACAGGTGATCAACCGCAAGAAGCTGGTCGAAGTAGCCGGATTCGACAACGAGTATCTCAGGTAA
- a CDS encoding recombinase family protein, protein MNAKGTPALASPGRAALYLRVSTGRQAEHDLSIPDQRRQLQAYCQAKGIAVVGEFVESGASATDDRRPEFQRMMDDATQKPAPFEFIVVHSFSRFFRDQLQLEFYVRRLAKNGIRLTSITQDLGDDPMSVMMRQIMALFDEYQSKENAKHTLRAMRENARQGYWNGSRPPFGYRIVAAEQRGARTKKKIEPDPAQVEIVHLMFRLARVGADNDPIGARQIADYLNLRGIRTQTGGRWGVGAVHQVLTRETYIGRHRFNVSSWRKKERKPDDEVVEVAVEPIIDPTEFADVQQMMRSRSPQLKAPRFVSAGTLLGGVCFCADCGGAMTLRTSGKGDQYRYYTCCNAARQGKTACRGRTIPMEELDTVVVSYMENRLLEPRRLEELLSGLLKRRDEHAERQKGRIVELKKQAADAEAKLTRLYEAIENGLAELHDSNLKGRITELKRIRDAARLDAERAEGRKDARETKVTPEVLRRFGIEARKKIRTPEGSFRRHHLQTLVQRIEVGSNEIRITGSKLRLSTALANAPPVRLGPHRGSERYRRLEYATRF, encoded by the coding sequence ATGAACGCCAAAGGAACACCCGCCTTGGCGTCGCCTGGGCGTGCAGCTTTATATTTGAGAGTTTCGACGGGGCGACAGGCCGAGCACGATCTTTCGATCCCCGATCAACGCCGCCAGCTTCAGGCCTATTGCCAGGCAAAGGGGATCGCGGTCGTCGGGGAGTTCGTCGAGTCTGGAGCGTCGGCGACAGATGACCGCCGACCTGAGTTTCAGCGGATGATGGACGATGCGACTCAAAAGCCTGCGCCGTTCGAGTTCATTGTCGTGCATTCATTCTCGCGCTTCTTCCGCGACCAGCTCCAGCTTGAGTTCTACGTCCGCCGACTGGCGAAGAACGGGATTCGGCTGACGTCCATCACGCAGGACCTGGGCGACGATCCAATGAGCGTGATGATGCGTCAGATCATGGCGCTCTTCGACGAGTACCAATCGAAGGAGAACGCCAAGCACACACTCCGCGCAATGCGCGAGAATGCCCGGCAGGGCTATTGGAACGGGTCTCGACCGCCCTTTGGCTACAGGATCGTCGCCGCCGAGCAGCGCGGCGCGCGGACGAAGAAGAAGATCGAGCCCGATCCCGCGCAGGTCGAGATTGTCCACCTGATGTTCCGTCTCGCGCGGGTCGGAGCGGACAATGACCCGATAGGGGCCAGACAGATCGCTGACTATTTGAACCTCAGGGGTATTCGGACCCAGACCGGCGGACGTTGGGGTGTCGGCGCGGTCCACCAGGTTCTCACGCGGGAGACGTATATTGGGCGCCATCGCTTTAACGTCTCTAGTTGGCGCAAGAAGGAGCGGAAACCCGACGACGAAGTGGTGGAAGTGGCCGTGGAGCCGATCATCGACCCGACGGAGTTCGCCGATGTCCAGCAGATGATGCGGTCCCGAAGCCCCCAGTTGAAAGCCCCCCGATTCGTGAGCGCTGGGACGCTGCTGGGCGGCGTCTGCTTCTGCGCCGACTGCGGCGGGGCAATGACCCTCCGCACGTCGGGCAAGGGAGACCAGTATCGCTACTACACCTGCTGCAACGCTGCGCGTCAGGGCAAGACTGCTTGCCGGGGTAGGACGATCCCGATGGAGGAGCTCGACACAGTAGTCGTGTCCTACATGGAGAACCGACTATTGGAGCCGCGCCGGCTCGAGGAGTTGCTATCCGGTCTCCTGAAGCGGCGCGATGAGCATGCCGAGCGTCAGAAGGGCCGAATTGTTGAGTTAAAGAAGCAGGCGGCCGACGCCGAGGCCAAGCTCACGCGCTTATATGAGGCGATCGAGAACGGTCTAGCCGAGCTTCACGATTCTAATCTCAAGGGACGCATTACTGAGCTGAAGCGAATCCGAGACGCTGCCCGCCTGGACGCTGAGCGTGCTGAAGGGCGCAAGGATGCTCGGGAGACCAAGGTTACGCCGGAGGTGCTTCGCCGCTTTGGCATCGAGGCGCGCAAGAAGATTAGGACGCCCGAGGGTAGCTTCAGACGGCACCATCTGCAGACGCTGGTGCAGCGGATTGAGGTTGGATCCAACGAAATCCGGATAACGGGCTCAAAACTGCGGCTGTCCACGGCGCTAGCCAATGCCCCTCCGGTCAGGCTCGGGCCGCACCGTGGCAGCGAACGATATCGAAGACTTGAGTACGCAACACGCTTTTAA
- a CDS encoding PAC2 family protein: MDGQENIRNAWAALKLVRMAIEQTCPAGVLPSEEAVLLLFGPEPVHEGEALAKAIIETVEKLTRCPPR, encoded by the coding sequence ATGGACGGCCAAGAGAACATCCGCAACGCCTGGGCCGCCCTCAAACTGGTTCGCATGGCGATCGAACAGACCTGCCCCGCCGGCGTGCTGCCGAGCGAGGAAGCAGTTTTGTTGCTATTCGGTCCCGAGCCTGTCCATGAAGGCGAAGCGCTGGCCAAAGCCATCATTGAGACGGTCGAAAAGCTGACCCGGTGCCCACCGCGTTGA
- a CDS encoding ATP-dependent DNA ligase — protein MMPTLIAKPPQGDDWMHEAKFDGYRSQIIIDAGGARIFTRRGLDWTSKYRDLAAAARTLDAENAIIDGEVVVLNEAGLSDFAALRKAITRRQHDLYFVAFDLLHLNGHDLRDMALEDRREILAGLIGSDGRIQFSETMPGEANAIYHLIDAAGLEGMVSKRRDSKYRSGPTTNWLKTKSFTESEFELLGVERERGKPAFALMADPGTRKYVGSAFVSVNREMRERLWKRVQEHAGPPPKDMKKRPATQWVKPGIKARVKHLRGEDDLRHASLQDFWDER, from the coding sequence ATGATGCCTACCTTGATCGCCAAGCCGCCCCAAGGCGATGACTGGATGCATGAAGCCAAATTCGACGGCTACCGCTCCCAGATCATCATTGACGCCGGCGGCGCTCGGATTTTCACCCGCCGCGGACTCGACTGGACCTCCAAATACCGCGACCTAGCTGCGGCGGCGCGAACGCTGGACGCCGAGAACGCCATCATCGACGGCGAAGTCGTCGTCTTGAATGAGGCTGGCCTTTCTGATTTTGCCGCGCTGCGCAAGGCAATCACCAGGCGCCAGCACGACCTCTATTTCGTCGCGTTCGATCTGCTGCATCTCAATGGCCACGACTTGCGCGACATGGCGCTTGAGGATCGGCGGGAAATCCTGGCCGGCCTTATTGGGTCTGACGGCCGCATCCAGTTCAGCGAGACAATGCCAGGCGAGGCTAATGCGATCTATCATCTGATCGACGCGGCCGGCCTGGAGGGGATGGTATCGAAGCGTCGAGACAGCAAATACCGCAGCGGCCCGACTACCAATTGGCTGAAGACAAAATCCTTCACCGAAAGCGAGTTTGAACTTCTCGGCGTCGAACGCGAGAGGGGCAAGCCCGCGTTTGCTCTCATGGCTGACCCAGGCACCCGGAAATACGTCGGCAGTGCGTTCGTGAGCGTCAACCGCGAGATGCGGGAACGACTTTGGAAAAGGGTCCAGGAACATGCCGGGCCACCGCCCAAGGACATGAAGAAGCGGCCGGCAACTCAGTGGGTCAAGCCGGGAATCAAAGCCCGCGTGAAGCACCTGCGCGGCGAGGATGACCTTCGGCACGCCTCGCTGCAGGATTTTTGGGATGAGAGGTAG
- a CDS encoding DUF5996 family protein → MQESEPGEPAGFGDTPLRTPEALYDKGLGQFILPCDAVRRSPNPDEFLLGFLQETYEAAANLGKWDRQTLERH, encoded by the coding sequence TTGCAGGAATCGGAACCAGGCGAGCCGGCGGGCTTTGGCGACACGCCGTTGCGCACGCCTGAGGCCCTCTACGACAAGGGCCTTGGGCAGTTCATCCTGCCTTGCGACGCGGTTCGTCGGTCGCCCAACCCGGACGAGTTCCTCCTGGGTTTTCTTCAGGAAACCTATGAAGCGGCCGCCAATCTCGGGAAGTGGGATCGGCAAACGCTTGAGCGGCATTAG
- a CDS encoding Vgb family protein gives MPKKKQLAADTDNDTFLFDNDTFLFVSSTNTKSVMAYDGETGAFLKKFANGGGLIEPEGIAFGPDGNLYVASRSDEVLRYDGEKGNFLDVFASGHGLVDPAGIAFGGPDNDLFIAAGLTDDGLGNQILRFDGDTGVFEAVVDPANAAGLDDPEALVFGPDGLLYVASAPESGPGEVLRYDPATNSFVDKFVPSSESNILDPTGMVFGPDGDLFLSSAATSEVMRYDGTTGDFEGVFITAGSGGLNEAEGMAFNSNGNLLVASELGHSVLEYDGTTGAFVGEFVVAGSGHLSEPTFITFGPLESDFFL, from the coding sequence ATGCCCAAGAAGAAGCAACTCGCTGCGGACACGGACAACGATACCTTTCTGTTCGACAACGATACCTTTCTGTTCGTTAGCAGCACCAACACGAAGAGCGTCATGGCATACGACGGCGAGACCGGCGCCTTTCTGAAAAAGTTCGCCAACGGTGGCGGCCTCATCGAACCCGAAGGCATCGCCTTCGGTCCCGACGGCAACCTGTACGTCGCCAGCCGCAGCGATGAAGTGCTTCGTTACGACGGGGAGAAAGGCAACTTCCTTGATGTCTTCGCCAGCGGCCACGGCCTCGTCGACCCGGCCGGCATCGCATTTGGCGGACCAGACAACGACCTTTTCATCGCCGCGGGCCTCACCGACGACGGCCTCGGCAACCAGATCCTCCGCTTCGACGGCGACACCGGCGTCTTCGAGGCCGTCGTCGATCCTGCCAACGCGGCCGGGCTCGACGACCCGGAAGCGCTGGTCTTCGGACCGGATGGCCTGCTCTATGTTGCCAGCGCTCCGGAATCAGGACCCGGCGAGGTCCTTCGCTACGACCCGGCGACGAACTCGTTCGTCGACAAGTTCGTCCCCAGTTCGGAGAGCAACATCTTGGATCCGACCGGCATGGTCTTCGGCCCCGACGGCGACTTGTTTCTCAGCAGCGCCGCGACGAGCGAGGTCATGCGCTACGACGGCACGACCGGCGACTTCGAAGGTGTCTTCATCACCGCCGGCAGCGGCGGCCTCAATGAGGCCGAGGGCATGGCGTTCAACTCGAACGGCAACCTCTTGGTCGCAAGCGAGCTGGGCCACTCGGTGCTGGAGTATGACGGCACCACCGGCGCATTCGTCGGCGAGTTCGTCGTTGCGGGCAGCGGCCACCTTTCGGAGCCGACATTCATCACCTTCGGACCCCTTGAATCGGACTTTTTCCTTTGA
- a CDS encoding DUF4238 domain-containing protein, protein MAKNKPPADHHFVPQFLLRNFVDDAGALHVFDRRTLARGVFQNPPGKVFFERQLYTSFEEDLSKNVDLELAFSHLEGIVAPLIARIVETAKHNRGVALHSNERQLLAIYTYYQWKRVPDNFRQFSSLATFRIDGEKALREFETRYRPLDDHEREYFGKEETWRRMLQNVRRDVISKGNASIVETVESMNLCIMKISNPKKAFIISSYPVYKLNFPGRAALTDPTVEWWFPISSEVSLVWTGRGRATLFRNLSDDQEVRRLNQAAAAKSNMIASRSRSLTASLRDSVGAQIA, encoded by the coding sequence ATGGCCAAGAACAAGCCGCCAGCCGACCATCATTTCGTGCCGCAGTTTCTTCTCCGAAACTTCGTTGACGATGCTGGCGCTTTGCACGTCTTTGATCGGCGAACGCTTGCCCGGGGGGTGTTCCAGAATCCACCTGGTAAGGTTTTCTTTGAACGACAGCTTTACACCTCATTTGAAGAAGACCTGTCTAAAAACGTCGACCTTGAGCTCGCCTTTTCCCATCTGGAGGGAATTGTAGCGCCGCTGATAGCGCGCATCGTGGAGACGGCGAAACACAACCGAGGCGTCGCACTGCATTCGAACGAACGTCAGTTGCTTGCGATCTATACCTACTACCAGTGGAAGCGGGTGCCAGACAATTTTAGGCAGTTCTCCAGCCTTGCAACGTTTCGGATCGATGGCGAGAAGGCGCTTCGCGAGTTCGAAACCCGATACCGCCCGCTCGATGATCATGAAAGGGAATACTTCGGAAAGGAGGAGACGTGGAGGCGGATGCTCCAGAACGTCCGGCGCGACGTAATTTCCAAAGGGAATGCGTCCATTGTCGAGACCGTCGAATCAATGAACCTCTGCATCATGAAGATCTCGAACCCGAAGAAGGCCTTCATCATATCGAGCTATCCGGTCTACAAACTCAATTTTCCAGGCAGAGCCGCACTCACCGATCCCACCGTTGAATGGTGGTTTCCTATTTCCTCCGAGGTCTCGCTGGTTTGGACAGGAAGAGGTCGAGCAACGCTCTTTCGAAATCTCTCTGATGACCAGGAGGTCAGGCGGCTGAACCAGGCCGCCGCGGCGAAAAGCAACATGATAGCTTCACGCTCAAGATCACTTACGGCGTCACTCCGAGATTCTGTTGGCGCACAGATAGCCTGA
- a CDS encoding protein-L-isoaspartate O-methyltransferase family protein → MSADFAERRVKMVDGQIRTTDVTSAPLLEAMLVVPREAFVAPGQRDLAYIDEDIRITNAADGPRYLMEPSPLAKLMQLAEIGPGDSALDVGCGTGYAAAILSRLAKSVVALESNPALAETAMSTLSALGCDNVSVVKGPLPEGHAAGAPYDVIFIGGSVEKVPESLLDQLAEGGRLVAVEGQGNSGVARLFLKTRGGVTGRGAFNAAIKPLPGFERARAFEF, encoded by the coding sequence ATGAGCGCTGATTTTGCCGAACGTCGGGTGAAAATGGTCGATGGCCAGATCCGCACCACCGACGTGACCAGCGCGCCGCTGCTCGAGGCGATGCTTGTCGTGCCGCGCGAGGCCTTTGTCGCCCCCGGCCAGCGCGATCTGGCCTATATCGACGAGGACATCCGCATCACCAATGCAGCGGACGGCCCACGCTATCTCATGGAGCCTTCGCCGCTGGCCAAGCTGATGCAACTGGCCGAGATCGGCCCTGGCGATTCGGCGCTCGATGTCGGCTGCGGCACCGGCTATGCGGCGGCGATCCTGTCGCGGCTGGCAAAGTCGGTCGTCGCGCTGGAAAGCAATCCGGCATTGGCCGAGACCGCCATGTCGACGCTTTCGGCGCTGGGCTGCGACAATGTCAGCGTGGTCAAGGGACCGCTGCCGGAAGGCCATGCCGCAGGAGCACCCTACGACGTCATTTTCATCGGCGGCAGTGTGGAGAAAGTGCCGGAATCGCTGCTCGACCAGCTTGCGGAAGGCGGCCGGCTCGTCGCCGTGGAAGGGCAGGGGAATTCGGGTGTGGCCCGATTGTTTTTGAAAACAAGGGGGGGTGTAACCGGAAGAGGCGCATTTAATGCGGCAATTAAGCCACTACCGGGATTTGAACGTGCTCGTGCGTTTGAATTCTGA